In the genome of Phragmitibacter flavus, the window GGGCTGCTAGATGTTAGCAACGGCGGACAGTTTACAGGCACGTTCACCGGTGACACGGCACTCCAAAGTCTATTTAGAGTGAGCAGCACGGGTCATGTGGTGGTGGACAACGGGAGCACCTTCTCCATCAACAACGAGTTGGAATTGCAAGGGGGGGCTCAGTTCGAGGTGAAGGGCAACAGCGCGGCAGAAGTTGGAACATACGCCACCTATTATTTCAGTAGTAATTATGTTATTACGGATACGCCGAGCGTGGAAGAGGGGAGCGCGTTCCGCTTTGATGCGTTGAAGTTGATCAACAGAAACGCCGTGGCACCCCAGTTTGGAACCACAGAATACGTAAATTTGCTCAATGCCGACGGCTACGCCAAAGGTCTGCTGATCTGGGGAACCGGAGGAACGATTGTCGGCCAGTTCAGTGGTCATACCGAGGCGTATCTGGCTTTAGCATCCGGCACTCGGCTGCAACTGGACGGGCAGGCGAGCACGCTCTACAGCGTCTCCCGGTTTACCGTGCAAGAAGGCGCATCGCTGGAAGGGACGGGCACGGTGGATACTGGATCTTTCACCAATCTGGGTCTCATCAACGCCGGGAAGAACGACGGTGCCGCCGGTGAGGCCGGGGTGCTGAACATTAGTGGAAGCACCATCCAGGGCCAGGGGGATGTGACGTTTGACATCTTCGGCCATGATGCGCCGGGCGTGAGCTATGATCAGGTGCGCGCGTCTGGCGTTGACTCGGCAGGGCTAGGCACGGTGAGCGTGAACGTGTGGGATCGCGGCGACGGCGGGCTGGACAATTTGTTTGCAAGCACCTTCTTCGAGCTGTTCCGCAACACGAGCGGCGGGGACCTGAATCTGCAAAGTGTCGCGGGTTATGATTTCAGCCAATCCAGCGCTGTGCTGGGGGATCTCGGCTTGGGCTGGGACACCAGTGAGTTCGCGGCTACCGGGGTGCTGACCTTGCAGGAAGTGGCCCGGCTGGTCTTTGAGGACGCGGTCACCGGCGAGGAACTGGCCCCCGGCTCGACCTTGGACCATGGACAGAAGCTAAAGGTGACCAATGCTCTCTATGGCTTCCTGTCGGTAGGTGAATTCACCGAGATTGGTGACGGGGTGGATGCCTCCATCACTTCCAAGGAGGTGAGCAACGCGGGCTTTGAAGTGTATGGTCTGGACGCAGGCACGGAGATCGCCAAATTTGATGGGGAAGAATACCACTTCACCGAAGGCACCGTGTCTTTCGTGAACGTCAACGCGCTGAACGGCACCCATCGCGCGACTCTCAGAGTCGGCTTCGACCACGGCAATCCGGACGTAACCGCCACGCCCGTGGTGCGCGAGTGGGAGCTGAGTCAAACCGTGGCCAGTGCTACCGCCGCGACTTACGGGGAAACTTACACGGCTTATGTGGACGCCGGCGGGAGTTATGCCGGGTTCTGGCTGGAAAGTCAGGACGGCACCATGGCCAGGTTAAAGGGCGGCCAGGCCTCCAGCGCGGTGATTCTGCAAATGAGCTTCGATGACATGACAGGGGAAGTGACCGGAGGAGCCAACAGCCCGCAGTTCCTCAGCGATGTGGTGAGCGTCACGGGCACAGGCGATGACTGGTTCGTGCTCGAACTCACCTATAACGAAGAGGAATATCTCGGGTTGTATGGAGAGCTTGGCGCGACGGACATGGACGCGCCGCTGTTGGCCTGGTTCGACGGTAACGATTGGGTGAACGCCGTGTTGGGAAACACGAGCGGCACCGCGCAATACTACTCGGGCTTGTGGCAGGAAAGTTACGGCCTGGGTTCTTATGGATGGGATGAAGAAACCGGCATGGTGTGGGCGGTGCTGGACCACAACAGTGACTTTGGAGTGCTGGGTGGCAGCGTAGTGCCTGAACCAAGCCGGATGGTTTTGGTGCTGTTGGGGGCGATGGCTTTGATCTTCCATCGCAAGCGGAGGTGACAAGATGGAGGGCGGGACAGGCCGATGGCGTGTCTCAAATCGGAAGCCTGGAACTGGTGGCGCGGTTCCAGGCCTTTAAGTCAATTTCATTAAGCCAGACATAGAAAAATGAAACAACCACTGTTAAGCGACAACGAGAAAAGTGCGGCGGTCTGGCGCCGTCTGGGGGGGGAGGCATGGGTTTGGGAAACCGATGCCCGCCATCGATCGCTTGCGGTGGCTCCCGGACAACTCCCGGCGGCGTCAGACCATTGCACTTTGATGAGGAAGAGCAGGAAACGCGCCGAGATAGGGGTTTCTTTCGGGAAAGCAATCAAAAGCAAGTTTGGCCCTGCCTCCGGGGGCGGGAAGCGGCAGTATGCAATTTCCCCTTTACTGGAGCGGCAGGAAATAACCGGCGATGCACGCCGGGTTGCGCACGCAAATCTGAATGTGGTCCAGCTGCCGGATGCCTGCGGTGGGATAAAGAGGCTCGCCCTCGGTGAAGAAAGCGCGCACGGTGTCGAAGGGAGCCTGGTAGTCTTCTTCTCTAAAAACGTGGAGGGATTGGAATACGGCGCAATCAAGAGCGCGCGCTCCCAAATCTTTTCCAGTATTGGCCGGAACGGGTTGGTTGGCTTCCCGAAACACGCCCAACATGCGCTCATAGGCATTTTTGACGAGGTCGAGATGCTCGACCTGAACCAAATCAAGACAGCTTCTCAACTCAATGATCGCTCCGAGAACGGCGGGACGTTTCACTTTACCACGCTGTTTGCTGGACTCATCCAGCGCCCAGCGATGGGCGCGTTCAAAGCTGTCTTCCCAGAAGTAGAGACCGTGGCCAAGCCAGTCGTAATCGTTCTCACTGGGATTCAACGCATCCTCACCCGCCACGATCTTCTTGGCGACGCTTGCATCACAGCCGTGATACCCCAAAGCGTATCGATTCCAAGGCATGGAGCTTGTTTAACGGTAAGGTTTGGCGAGCTTGCCTTCTGTATCGAGAATGCCAGCACGCTTGAGGAAAGCAATCGCTGTCTTTTTCGACTTGGTCACACGCTTGTAAGTAGTCTCAATGGATTTAAGTTCGGCTTCCACATCCAAACGATATGGCGAGCCATGAAGGGTGGGGGTGCTGATGGTGCTCTTGGCCATGTTGCCAAGAATACAGGGGAAAGCTCCCAGGTGCCAGTGGAATTTTGCTCGGGGAGGTTGGCTGGCAATTCTCCCAGGGGAGGCGGACGTTTGTCTCGCGGTTTTGCAGGCTGTCCGCATTCCATGGAGCGGTGCGGCGAGGGCGTTGCGAGAAACCAGCGGACAAGAATGTCCGCACTCCTTCCTTTTTGTTTACAAAACCCATGATTATTTCCAAACATCATTGCCGATCTGACAGGGGCGTCTCCCTGCTCCTCACGCTGATCATCATTTCCGCCGTCGTTGTATTGTTGACCATCATGGCGCGGTTGGTGTCGGTGGACAAGCGGGTGAGCGCTGGTTACAGCAACATTCTGCGTGCTGAACTCGCGGCCAAGGCGGGCGTGGCGGATGCCTCGGAGGTTTTGCTTGACCTGTTTCAGAAATATCCGGATTCGGTGACTTATTGGGATCGCCAGTTGGGGGCGACGGAAACGCCGGGCACGGTGTTCATGTTTCGCGATCTGCCGCCAAACCAAGAATACGTCGGGAGCAACGGAGCGGCGAAGGTGTATGCCAGGCC includes:
- a CDS encoding PEP-CTERM sorting domain-containing protein (PEP-CTERM proteins occur, often in large numbers, in the proteomes of bacteria that also encode an exosortase, a predicted intramembrane cysteine proteinase. The presence of a PEP-CTERM domain at a protein's C-terminus predicts cleavage within the sorting domain, followed by covalent anchoring to some some component of the (usually Gram-negative) cell surface. Many PEP-CTERM proteins exhibit an unusual sequence composition that includes large numbers of potential glycosylation sites. Expression of one such protein has been shown restore the ability of a bacterium to form floc, a type of biofilm.), with the protein product MTILCKSKLLRIFLGAAVITGAFLEGISYGQTFPTTGSQYIWKVGDGTYSDWTTNFSFNNAAPTSAPNAARDVVFGWEGTPSTAVISLDPLVTATGSTFPSNGNARSFNIYDGDYTFDFNGSTSTIPWSNKIWRFGNGAGNTPTVHFTDSTNADQSIVFTNLVIGDNGSSNNVWGGGDATITFDPNVTHSLTTAGTLTVGSTAGGGGNEFNVQAGQNITRGAITVNAGAGNKISVSGGGMLSTTAATTVGAGAGLVVEGQDSNFTRIGSTEFTISGDVVVSNRATINQSGNGNVLAVNSGGSLTVDNSAFAIERAGINGNNTVPATISGLLDVSNGGQFTGTFTGDTALQSLFRVSSTGHVVVDNGSTFSINNELELQGGAQFEVKGNSAAEVGTYATYYFSSNYVITDTPSVEEGSAFRFDALKLINRNAVAPQFGTTEYVNLLNADGYAKGLLIWGTGGTIVGQFSGHTEAYLALASGTRLQLDGQASTLYSVSRFTVQEGASLEGTGTVDTGSFTNLGLINAGKNDGAAGEAGVLNISGSTIQGQGDVTFDIFGHDAPGVSYDQVRASGVDSAGLGTVSVNVWDRGDGGLDNLFASTFFELFRNTSGGDLNLQSVAGYDFSQSSAVLGDLGLGWDTSEFAATGVLTLQEVARLVFEDAVTGEELAPGSTLDHGQKLKVTNALYGFLSVGEFTEIGDGVDASITSKEVSNAGFEVYGLDAGTEIAKFDGEEYHFTEGTVSFVNVNALNGTHRATLRVGFDHGNPDVTATPVVREWELSQTVASATAATYGETYTAYVDAGGSYAGFWLESQDGTMARLKGGQASSAVILQMSFDDMTGEVTGGANSPQFLSDVVSVTGTGDDWFVLELTYNEEEYLGLYGELGATDMDAPLLAWFDGNDWVNAVLGNTSGTAQYYSGLWQESYGLGSYGWDEETGMVWAVLDHNSDFGVLGGSVVPEPSRMVLVLLGAMALIFHRKRR